One Sphingomonas sp. FARSPH DNA segment encodes these proteins:
- a CDS encoding bifunctional riboflavin kinase/FAD synthetase produces MERLDGGSAIPRHLAGGIVALGNFDGFHLGHQAVVGRAVARAREQGRPALVATFDPHPVRHFRPDTPPFRLTTLDQREQLFAAAGVDAMVVFHFDASLAALSVEDFVVQRLVETLRVGGVVTGEDFTFGQGKRGSVADLAAYGAALGFTAETVAPVTLDGEIVSSSRIRAALRLGEMRAAARLLTRPYAIEGVVQHGDKLGRTIGYPTANIDMGKYLRPAYGIYAVTGRLGDGRVLNGAANLGIRPTFDPPKELLEPYFFDFAGDLYGQTIEVALVEYLRPEAKFDNLDALVRQMDADCARARAILDG; encoded by the coding sequence ATGGAGCGGCTGGACGGCGGCTCGGCCATTCCGCGGCACCTTGCCGGCGGCATCGTCGCGCTCGGCAATTTCGACGGATTTCACCTGGGCCATCAGGCGGTGGTCGGCCGCGCCGTCGCGCGCGCGCGCGAACAGGGACGTCCCGCGCTCGTCGCGACGTTCGATCCGCATCCGGTCCGCCACTTCCGCCCCGACACGCCGCCGTTCCGGCTGACGACGCTCGACCAGCGCGAGCAGTTGTTCGCCGCGGCGGGCGTTGATGCGATGGTCGTCTTCCATTTCGACGCGTCGCTCGCCGCCCTGTCGGTCGAGGATTTCGTCGTGCAGCGGCTCGTCGAAACGCTGCGGGTCGGCGGCGTCGTGACCGGAGAGGATTTCACCTTCGGCCAGGGCAAGCGCGGCAGCGTTGCCGATCTCGCCGCCTATGGCGCCGCGCTGGGCTTCACCGCGGAGACGGTCGCCCCCGTCACGCTGGACGGCGAGATCGTCTCGTCCAGCCGTATCCGCGCCGCGCTGCGCCTGGGTGAAATGCGCGCGGCGGCGCGGCTGTTGACGCGGCCCTATGCGATCGAAGGGGTCGTGCAGCACGGCGACAAGCTCGGCCGCACGATCGGCTATCCGACCGCCAATATCGACATGGGCAAGTATCTGCGCCCCGCCTACGGCATCTATGCGGTGACCGGGCGGCTTGGCGATGGGCGCGTGCTGAACGGCGCGGCGAACCTGGGCATCCGCCCGACGTTCGATCCGCCCAAGGAACTGCTCGAACCCTATTTCTTCGACTTCGCCGGCGATCTGTACGGCCAGACGATCGAAGTCGCGCTGGTCGAATACCTTCGGCCGGAGGCGAAGTTCGACAATCTCGACGCGCTCGTCCGCCAGATGGATGCGGACTGCGCGCGGGCGCGAGCGATCCTGGACGGCTGA
- a CDS encoding dihydrofolate reductase, with the protein MTIVFVLARADNGVIGRDGQLPWHLPADLKRFKALTTGKPMVMGRKTFDSFPAPLPARRHIVLTRDRGWSAPGAEVAHDPADALARAGAGEVAVIGGAEIFALFDADRIELTEVHGAFDGDAVVPPFAGYREAARADYAAVDGRPAYSFVTLVR; encoded by the coding sequence ATGACGATCGTGTTCGTGCTCGCGCGCGCCGACAATGGCGTGATCGGCCGCGACGGGCAGCTGCCTTGGCATCTTCCCGCCGATCTCAAACGGTTCAAGGCGCTGACGACGGGCAAGCCGATGGTGATGGGGCGCAAGACGTTCGACAGCTTTCCCGCGCCGCTGCCCGCCCGCCGGCATATCGTGCTGACGCGCGATCGCGGCTGGTCCGCGCCGGGTGCGGAGGTCGCGCACGATCCGGCAGACGCGCTGGCGCGCGCCGGCGCAGGCGAGGTCGCGGTGATCGGCGGTGCGGAAATCTTCGCGTTGTTCGACGCCGACCGGATCGAACTGACCGAGGTTCACGGTGCCTTCGACGGCGATGCGGTCGTGCCGCCGTTCGCGGGTTATCGCGAGGCGGCGCGCGCGGACTATGCCGCGGTGGACGGCCGGCCGGCGTACAGCTTCGTGACACTGGTTCGTTAG
- the queF gene encoding preQ(1) synthase encodes MTPMHLGQTSHLPASPEEAILDYVPNPRAGTLYCVRFAAPEFTSLCPVTGQPDFAHLVIDYAPRDRIVESKSLKLYLGSFRNHAAFHEDCTVGIGQRLFDEMAPEWLRIGGYWYPRGGIPIDVFWQSGAPPATLWLPDQGVAPYRGRG; translated from the coding sequence ATGACCCCGATGCATCTCGGCCAGACGAGCCACCTGCCCGCTTCTCCGGAAGAAGCTATCCTGGATTATGTTCCCAATCCGCGCGCCGGCACGCTCTATTGCGTCCGCTTTGCGGCGCCCGAATTCACCTCGCTTTGCCCCGTCACCGGCCAGCCCGATTTCGCGCATCTGGTGATCGATTACGCCCCGCGCGACAGGATCGTCGAATCGAAGTCGCTCAAGCTGTACCTGGGCAGCTTCCGCAACCACGCCGCCTTTCATGAGGATTGCACCGTCGGCATCGGCCAGCGCCTGTTCGACGAGATGGCACCGGAATGGCTGCGCATCGGCGGTTACTGGTATCCGCGCGGCGGCATCCCCATCGATGTCTTCTGGCAGAGCGGCGCGCCCCCCGCGACGCTGTGGCTGCCCGATCAGGGCGTCGCGCCCTATCGTGGAAGAGGTTGA
- a CDS encoding glycoside hydrolase family 130 protein, whose protein sequence is MELFNHDLRLHADPSRVVVRPFHIAWGGKGGAPNRTERLVGEVLRMTAQQARDELEEVLKDFEARHWQTRRVFMTRYDEIADLLGLDGSEIGDEKRQLIGAYFCHEYSYAAAALMNPSAVPHFDQSGMPPGSMRILMSLRSVGEGHISSVAFREGIITDENQLKLAPEPPFATAADVAEGIEDEMPEGPVTVYRHRDSTLSGTVIFPITSAQSKGLEDLRIVHFQHDDGSFEWIGTYTAYNGSVIQSELMRTRDFRAFDLVPMSGPAARNKGMALFPRKVGGQYMMIGRQDGENLFLLKSDTLEHWDEGEKILTPVYPWELVQIGNCGPPIELDEGWLLLTHGVGAMRKYSIGAVLLDKDDPSRVIGRTVEPILAAKDQDREGYVPNVVYSCGAIRHDDTLFLPYGIADSSVGFAFVKITEMLAAMA, encoded by the coding sequence ATGGAGTTGTTCAACCACGATCTGCGGCTGCACGCCGATCCGTCGCGCGTCGTCGTGCGGCCGTTCCACATCGCATGGGGTGGCAAAGGCGGCGCGCCGAACCGGACCGAGCGGCTGGTCGGCGAAGTGCTGCGCATGACGGCGCAGCAGGCGCGCGACGAGCTGGAAGAGGTGCTGAAGGACTTCGAGGCGCGTCACTGGCAGACCCGCCGCGTGTTCATGACGCGCTACGACGAGATCGCCGACCTGCTCGGCCTCGACGGCAGCGAGATCGGCGACGAAAAGCGCCAACTGATCGGCGCGTATTTCTGCCACGAATACAGCTACGCCGCAGCCGCGCTGATGAATCCCAGTGCGGTGCCGCATTTCGATCAGTCGGGCATGCCGCCGGGGTCGATGCGCATCCTGATGTCACTGCGCTCGGTCGGTGAGGGGCACATCAGCTCCGTCGCGTTCCGCGAAGGCATCATCACCGACGAGAACCAGCTGAAGCTGGCGCCCGAGCCGCCCTTCGCCACCGCCGCCGACGTTGCGGAAGGGATCGAGGACGAGATGCCGGAAGGCCCCGTTACCGTCTATCGCCACCGCGATTCGACGCTGTCGGGCACCGTCATCTTCCCGATCACCAGTGCCCAGTCGAAGGGGCTGGAGGATCTGCGGATCGTGCATTTCCAGCATGACGACGGCAGCTTCGAATGGATCGGCACCTACACCGCCTATAACGGCTCGGTCATCCAGTCCGAACTGATGCGCACGCGCGATTTCCGCGCGTTCGACCTGGTGCCGATGAGCGGCCCGGCGGCGCGCAACAAGGGCATGGCGCTGTTCCCGCGCAAGGTCGGCGGCCAGTATATGATGATCGGCCGGCAGGACGGCGAGAATCTGTTCCTGCTGAAATCCGACACGCTGGAACATTGGGACGAGGGCGAGAAGATCCTGACCCCCGTCTATCCGTGGGAACTGGTGCAGATCGGCAATTGTGGACCGCCCATCGAGCTGGACGAAGGCTGGCTGCTGCTGACCCACGGCGTCGGCGCGATGCGCAAATATTCGATCGGCGCGGTGCTGCTCGACAAGGACGATCCGTCGAGGGTGATCGGCCGCACGGTCGAGCCGATCCTGGCCGCCAAGGATCAGGATCGCGAAGGGTACGTGCCCAACGTCGTCTATTCGTGCGGCGCGATCCGCCACGACGACACGTTGTTCCTGCCCTATGGCATCGCCGACAGCTCGGTTGGCTTCGCCTTCGTCAAGATCACGGAGATGCTCGCCGCAATGGCGTGA
- a CDS encoding thymidylate synthase gives MRQYLDLMDRVLTSGSRQEDRTGVGTLSVFGAQMRFDLRQGFPVLTTKKLHLRSIIVELLWFLRGDTNVRWLQEQKVSIWDEWADANGDLGPVYGKQWRDWVAADGRHIDQIRELVDTIRTNPASRRQIVTAWNPGDLHAMALSPCHCLFQTHVADGRLSLQLYQRSADIFLGVPFNVTSYALLTHMLAQQAGLAVGDFIWTGGDCHLYLNHLDQARMQLTRDPGPLPRLEIVRTPPSIDAYAYEDFVLHDYVAQPHIKAPVAV, from the coding sequence ATGCGCCAGTATCTCGACCTGATGGACCGCGTTCTCACCTCCGGCAGCCGGCAGGAGGATCGTACCGGCGTCGGCACGCTGTCGGTCTTCGGTGCGCAGATGCGTTTCGACCTGCGGCAGGGCTTTCCCGTGCTGACGACGAAGAAGCTGCACCTGCGCTCGATCATAGTCGAACTGCTGTGGTTCCTGCGCGGCGACACCAACGTCCGCTGGCTTCAGGAGCAGAAGGTCAGCATCTGGGACGAATGGGCCGACGCGAACGGCGATCTTGGTCCGGTCTATGGCAAGCAGTGGCGCGACTGGGTCGCGGCGGACGGGCGGCATATCGACCAGATCCGAGAATTGGTCGACACGATCCGCACCAATCCCGCAAGTCGCCGCCAGATCGTCACCGCCTGGAACCCCGGCGACCTCCACGCCATGGCGCTCAGTCCGTGCCATTGCCTGTTCCAGACGCATGTCGCGGACGGGCGGCTGAGCCTGCAGCTCTACCAGCGTTCGGCGGACATCTTCCTGGGCGTGCCGTTCAACGTCACGAGCTACGCGCTGCTGACGCACATGCTCGCGCAGCAGGCGGGGCTGGCGGTCGGCGACTTTATCTGGACGGGCGGCGACTGCCATCTCTACCTCAACCATCTCGACCAGGCGCGCATGCAGCTGACGCGCGATCCCGGCCCGCTGCCGCGCCTGGAGATCGTCCGTACCCCGCCGTCGATCGACGCTTATGCGTACGAGGATTTCGTGCTGCACGATTACGTCGCGCAGCCGCATATCAAGGCGCCCGTCGCGGTATGA
- a CDS encoding glycosyltransferase family 4 protein — MAGNAATGSINHLALIGNFLPRQCGLATFTTDVWQAMRDRFPEVRVDVYAMDDHPGRYAYPPAVTAAIPQNELAAYVDTARAIETSGAQAIWVQHEYGIYGGPAGEHLLTLLDRTTLPVIATLHTVLEKPNADERRVMEGLLRRCAKVVVMAERGREILRRVYGANPRQIAMIPHGVPDRAFVDPEQLKPRFGWEGREVVLTFGLLAPNKGIETMIEALPAVVAKHPHLLYVVLGATHPNLVAHEGEAYRDRLKAQAAELGISDNVAFIDGFVEHDELIDYLQAADIYATPYLNPAQITSGTLSYAVGVGKAVISTPYVHATEILADGHGVLVDFRDVAAFSREMERLLANGRDRTRLAQRAYDRGRTMIWPRLAEATLAQVEAAVTAHPKRLSQSHAKAKPLAPNFAAVERMSDATGMLQHSIYSVPDRRHGYCIDDNARALMLMSAIDDIDPVVRDKWTTIYASFLQYAWNPEARRFRNFMNFDRTWCEDVGSEDSNGRTIWALGVTARDGREPKHRDWAKSMFDATASCALELGSLRAQSFAMLGAAAMLEASPGHKLAHAILERFPDDQLALLEEARRPQWQWFEIVLAYDNARLPQGMIRAGMALGRPELVARGLETLDWIVAKQTSPEGRFRAVGTESFHRPYAEPLQFDQQPLEAQATVDACATAFEATGDERWIVEAERAYAWYLGHNDLDLPLATSTDGGCFDGLMPTGLNRNQGAESILALQLANCAISALSKNAQGVAGTGRVVA; from the coding sequence ATGGCGGGCAACGCGGCGACGGGCAGCATCAACCATCTGGCGCTAATCGGCAACTTCCTGCCGCGTCAGTGTGGTCTGGCGACCTTCACCACCGATGTCTGGCAGGCGATGCGGGACCGCTTCCCGGAGGTACGCGTCGACGTTTACGCGATGGACGACCATCCCGGCCGCTACGCCTATCCGCCCGCGGTCACCGCCGCGATCCCGCAGAACGAGCTTGCCGCCTATGTGGACACGGCACGCGCCATCGAAACGAGCGGTGCCCAGGCGATCTGGGTGCAGCACGAATACGGCATCTATGGCGGCCCCGCGGGCGAGCATCTGCTGACCCTGCTCGATCGGACCACATTGCCGGTGATCGCGACGCTGCACACCGTGCTCGAAAAGCCCAACGCCGACGAACGGCGCGTCATGGAGGGCCTGCTGCGCCGCTGCGCCAAGGTCGTCGTGATGGCGGAGCGCGGGCGCGAGATCCTTCGCCGCGTCTATGGCGCGAACCCGCGCCAGATCGCGATGATTCCGCACGGCGTGCCCGACCGCGCCTTCGTCGATCCCGAACAACTCAAGCCCCGTTTCGGTTGGGAAGGGCGCGAAGTCGTGCTGACCTTTGGCCTTCTCGCGCCGAACAAGGGCATCGAGACGATGATCGAGGCGTTGCCCGCGGTTGTCGCCAAGCATCCCCATCTGCTTTACGTCGTGCTCGGCGCGACGCACCCCAATCTCGTTGCGCATGAAGGGGAAGCTTATCGCGACCGGCTGAAGGCGCAGGCCGCCGAGCTCGGCATCAGCGACAATGTCGCGTTCATCGACGGCTTCGTCGAGCACGACGAACTGATCGACTATCTGCAGGCCGCGGACATCTATGCGACGCCGTATCTGAATCCCGCGCAGATCACGAGCGGCACGTTGTCCTACGCGGTCGGCGTCGGCAAGGCGGTGATTTCGACGCCATACGTCCATGCGACCGAAATCCTCGCAGACGGGCACGGCGTGCTGGTCGACTTCCGCGACGTCGCCGCCTTCTCGCGCGAAATGGAGCGGCTGCTCGCCAATGGCCGTGACCGGACGCGACTGGCGCAGCGCGCCTACGACCGCGGCCGCACCATGATCTGGCCGCGCCTCGCCGAAGCGACGCTGGCGCAGGTGGAGGCGGCGGTCACCGCGCACCCTAAACGGCTCAGCCAGTCGCATGCGAAAGCAAAACCGCTCGCGCCCAATTTCGCCGCAGTCGAGCGGATGAGCGATGCCACCGGCATGCTGCAACATTCGATCTATTCGGTGCCCGACCGTCGCCACGGCTATTGTATCGACGACAATGCCCGCGCGCTGATGTTGATGAGCGCGATCGATGACATCGATCCGGTGGTGCGTGACAAGTGGACGACGATCTACGCGTCGTTCCTGCAATATGCCTGGAACCCGGAAGCACGGCGGTTCCGCAACTTCATGAACTTCGACCGGACGTGGTGCGAGGACGTCGGCAGCGAGGACTCGAACGGCCGCACGATCTGGGCGCTGGGCGTCACCGCACGTGACGGCCGCGAACCGAAGCATCGCGACTGGGCGAAGTCGATGTTCGATGCGACGGCGAGCTGCGCGCTCGAACTCGGGTCGCTGCGCGCGCAGTCGTTCGCCATGCTCGGCGCCGCCGCGATGCTGGAGGCATCGCCCGGTCACAAGCTAGCGCATGCCATCCTGGAACGCTTCCCCGACGATCAGCTCGCATTGCTCGAGGAGGCGCGGCGACCACAATGGCAGTGGTTCGAGATCGTACTCGCCTATGACAATGCGCGCCTGCCGCAGGGTATGATCCGCGCGGGCATGGCGCTGGGCCGTCCCGAACTCGTCGCGCGAGGGCTGGAGACGCTCGATTGGATCGTCGCCAAGCAGACCTCGCCCGAAGGCCGGTTCCGCGCGGTCGGCACCGAGAGTTTCCACCGCCCCTACGCCGAACCGTTGCAGTTCGACCAGCAGCCGCTGGAGGCGCAAGCGACGGTGGATGCGTGCGCCACCGCGTTCGAGGCGACGGGCGACGAGCGCTGGATCGTCGAGGCGGAACGTGCCTATGCCTGGTATCTCGGCCACAACGACCTCGACCTGCCGCTCGCGACGAGCACGGACGGCGGCTGTTTCGATGGTCTGATGCCGACCGGGCTCAACCGCAACCAGGGTGCCGAGTCGATTTTGGCGCTCCAGTTGGCGAATTGCGCGATTTCGGCTCTTTCAAAGAACGCCCAAGGCGTGGCAGGGACCGGTCGCGTCGTCGCGTGA